Proteins encoded in a region of the Nicotiana tomentosiformis chromosome 9, ASM39032v3, whole genome shotgun sequence genome:
- the LOC104104500 gene encoding uncharacterized protein has translation MRFLGRLNYISSFIAQSIVISEPIFKLLKKDAATKWTEECQKAFDRIKEYLSNPPVLVPPEPGKPLLLYLSILDNAFGCMLIHHDDTGKRRKLAKWKILLIEFDIVYVMQKAIKGQALVDHLIENPIDKDYEQLTTYFPDEEVLFEGEDIVESYPGWRIFFDRVANFKGVGIAAFIISESGQCYLSSAKIGFP, from the exons ATGAGATTCCTCGGTAGACTAAACTATATCAGCAGCTTCATAGCCCAGTCAATAGTAATCTCTGAGCCGATATTCAAATTGTTAAAGAAAGATGCTGCTACAAAATGGACAGAAGAATGTCAGAAAGCTTTCGACAggatcaaggagtatttatcgaATCCGCCAGTGTTAGTTCCTCCCGAACCTGGAAAGCCACTGCTACTATACCTATCCATTTTGGATAATGCATTTGGGTGTATGTTGATACATCACGACGATACTGGAAAGAGGA GAAAGTTGGCCAAATGGAAGATTCTCCTCATTGAATTCGATATTGTGTACGTGATGCAGAAAGCTATCAAGGGACAGGCATTGGTCGATCATCTCATAGAGAACCCAATAGACAAGGATTACGAGCAgcttaccacatacttcccagacgaagaaGTGTTATTCGAAGGGGAGGACATTGTAGAGTCATACCCAGGGTGGAGAATATTTTTTGATAGAGTGGCAAATTTCAAAGGTGTAGGGATTGCGGCATTCATAATTTCTGAGTCAGGACAGTGTTATCTGTCTTCAGCCAAGATAGGTTTCCCTTGA